Proteins encoded by one window of Actinocorallia herbida:
- a CDS encoding rhamnulokinase has protein sequence MTARIAAVDLGATSGRVITARVGDGLLDLTEVHRFPNRPVEVSGTLHWDILGLYRDVLDGLAQAGTGISSVGIDSWAVDYGLLDASGALLGNPVHYRDDRTEAVIDDVHAKISPERLYAVNGLQFLPFNTLYQLAAERLLDRAETMLLIPDLLAYWLTGERGAEATNASTTGLYDASTGAWSAEVVGALGIPAGLLPELRQPGSPSGLLKAATGLPGVPLTAVASHDTASAVAAVPATDANFAYISCGTWSLAGVELPAPIRTEASRTANFTNEAGVDGTVRYLRNVMGMWLVSESMRVWGMPSSELPALLAAAAEVPGPRSVVDPNDPSFMQPGDMPSRIAAYCSRTGQAVPGTRAETVRCIMDSLALAHRAVLREAAALSGRRIDAVHLVGGGSRNALLCQLTADATGLPVIAGPAEATALGNIGMQARALGLIPDLPSLRALIAETQPLARYFPSTPETPWLDAASRLESFTTV, from the coding sequence TGGGACATCCTCGGGCTCTACCGGGACGTCCTCGACGGGCTCGCGCAGGCCGGGACCGGCATCTCCTCCGTCGGCATCGACAGCTGGGCCGTCGACTACGGGCTGCTCGACGCCTCCGGGGCGCTGCTCGGCAACCCCGTGCACTACCGGGACGACCGGACCGAGGCGGTCATCGACGACGTCCACGCCAAGATCTCGCCCGAGCGCCTGTACGCGGTCAACGGCCTCCAGTTCCTGCCGTTCAACACGCTGTACCAGCTCGCCGCCGAGCGCCTGCTGGACCGGGCCGAGACCATGCTGCTCATCCCGGACCTCCTCGCCTACTGGCTGACCGGCGAGCGCGGGGCGGAGGCCACCAATGCGTCCACGACGGGCCTGTACGACGCGAGCACGGGCGCGTGGTCGGCCGAGGTCGTCGGGGCCCTCGGGATCCCCGCGGGCCTCCTGCCGGAGCTGAGGCAGCCGGGGAGCCCCTCCGGGCTCCTGAAGGCCGCCACCGGGCTGCCCGGGGTGCCGCTGACGGCCGTCGCCTCCCACGACACCGCCTCCGCGGTCGCGGCGGTGCCCGCGACCGACGCGAACTTCGCCTACATCTCCTGCGGCACCTGGTCCCTGGCCGGGGTGGAGCTGCCCGCGCCGATCCGCACCGAGGCGAGCCGCACGGCGAACTTCACCAACGAGGCGGGCGTCGACGGGACCGTCCGGTACCTGCGCAACGTCATGGGCATGTGGCTGGTCTCGGAGTCCATGCGGGTGTGGGGCATGCCGTCGTCCGAGCTGCCCGCCCTGCTGGCGGCCGCCGCCGAGGTGCCCGGCCCGCGCAGCGTCGTCGACCCCAACGACCCGTCGTTCATGCAGCCCGGCGACATGCCCTCCCGGATCGCCGCGTACTGCTCGCGGACGGGCCAGGCGGTGCCCGGCACCCGGGCCGAGACCGTCCGCTGCATCATGGACAGCCTCGCCCTCGCGCACCGCGCCGTGCTGCGCGAGGCGGCCGCGCTGTCGGGCCGCCGGATCGACGCGGTCCACCTGGTCGGCGGCGGTTCGCGCAACGCACTGCTCTGCCAGCTCACCGCGGACGCCACGGGCCTGCCCGTCATCGCCGGTCCGGCCGAGGCCACGGCGCTCGGCAACATCGGCATGCAGGCGCGCGCGCTCGGCCTGATCCCCGATCTGCCGTCGCTCCGCGCCCTCATCGCCGAGACCCAGCCGCTGGCGCGCTACTTCCCCTCGACCCCCGAGACCCCGTGGCTGGACGCCGCCTCCCGGCTGGAGTCCTTCACCACCGTCTAG
- a CDS encoding OmpA family protein translates to MRRTVAAALCLLLLPGAAVAAEPDVPNPESSITTLTPEALDLLLEESVIPLEHEEQRGAATTVRISSDVLFEFDSATLTPEAAAHLARIAARLTGGRTEIAGFTDSLGAPAYNRKLSRQRAEAVKAELAGLGVENLTARGRGEADPVAPNQIGGRDNPSGRAENRRVEITFTP, encoded by the coding sequence ATGAGGCGTACCGTCGCCGCGGCCCTGTGCCTGCTGCTCCTGCCCGGCGCGGCGGTCGCCGCCGAGCCGGACGTGCCGAATCCGGAGTCCTCGATCACGACGCTGACCCCGGAAGCGCTCGATCTGCTCCTTGAGGAGTCGGTGATCCCGCTGGAGCACGAGGAGCAGCGCGGTGCCGCCACCACCGTCCGCATCAGCTCGGACGTGCTGTTCGAGTTCGACTCGGCCACGCTGACCCCCGAGGCGGCCGCCCACCTCGCCCGGATCGCCGCCCGGCTGACGGGCGGGCGGACCGAGATCGCCGGCTTCACCGACTCCCTCGGCGCCCCCGCCTACAACCGGAAGCTGTCCCGGCAGCGCGCTGAGGCCGTCAAGGCCGAACTCGCCGGGCTCGGCGTCGAGAACCTCACGGCGCGGGGCCGCGGTGAAGCCGACCCCGTGGCGCCCAACCAGATCGGCGGCCGGGACAACCCGAGCGGCCGCGCCGAGAACCGCCGCGTGGAGATCACCTTCACCCCCTGA
- a CDS encoding sulfatase family protein: MGAEGSLARRGFLAGAAAAIAAAGTAGAAAGAPPVRRAGARPNILVIVTDDQPKQLAWALRKTRKWLGGSGVEFTRGHATTPLCAPSRASIFSGRYAHNHGVRDNFHKLNLDQSTTFQRHLADAGYRNGMFGKYLNEWRIAMPPEHFEDYALLSPVGYVNGRFNRNGKIAELPGYTTHRIRDFARAFIRKGATDPRPWFAYVAPYGAHAPFTPEEKYEDLKVPGWAGRPSVTEKDKSDKPPYLREAHASLSRGRTIRRGQLRTLRSVDDAVGALHDELKATGQLDNTLVIFIGDNGYLWADHGWTRKSVPYRPAYEVPFLLSWPAGGLASGTKDGRLVANIDISATVLDAAGIEPTTPQDGHSLLGRASRDHLLIEFWRQGGDDRPPNSWAAHVSRTGQYTEYYALRTDAAGDEVGTGKVLFREYYDLKRDPYQLVNKLHRATRAQERAWGIPALAARLKADRAA, translated from the coding sequence TTGGGTGCGGAAGGAAGCCTGGCGAGGCGCGGGTTCCTGGCCGGAGCGGCGGCCGCGATCGCCGCGGCGGGGACGGCGGGCGCGGCGGCCGGGGCCCCACCGGTGCGGCGGGCGGGCGCGCGGCCGAACATCCTGGTGATCGTCACCGACGACCAGCCCAAGCAGCTGGCCTGGGCGCTGCGCAAGACGCGGAAGTGGCTCGGCGGCAGCGGGGTGGAGTTCACCCGCGGGCACGCGACGACCCCGCTGTGCGCGCCGTCCAGAGCCTCCATCTTCTCCGGCCGCTACGCCCATAACCACGGGGTCCGCGACAACTTCCACAAGCTGAACCTCGACCAGAGCACCACCTTCCAGCGCCATCTCGCCGACGCCGGATACCGCAACGGCATGTTCGGCAAGTACCTCAACGAGTGGCGCATAGCCATGCCGCCCGAGCACTTCGAGGACTACGCCCTGCTCAGCCCGGTCGGCTACGTCAACGGCAGGTTCAACCGCAACGGGAAGATCGCCGAGCTGCCCGGGTACACCACGCACCGGATCCGCGACTTCGCGCGCGCCTTCATCCGGAAGGGCGCGACGGACCCTCGGCCCTGGTTCGCCTACGTCGCCCCTTACGGCGCGCACGCCCCCTTCACCCCAGAGGAGAAGTACGAGGACCTCAAGGTGCCGGGGTGGGCGGGCCGCCCGTCCGTCACGGAGAAGGACAAGAGCGACAAGCCTCCTTACCTCCGGGAGGCGCACGCGTCGCTGTCCCGGGGCCGGACCATCCGCCGCGGCCAGCTGCGCACCCTCCGGTCCGTGGACGACGCCGTCGGGGCGCTCCACGACGAGCTCAAGGCCACCGGGCAGCTCGACAACACCCTCGTCATCTTCATCGGCGACAACGGCTACCTGTGGGCCGACCACGGCTGGACGAGGAAGTCGGTGCCCTACCGCCCCGCTTACGAGGTCCCCTTCCTCCTGTCGTGGCCCGCCGGCGGCCTCGCCTCCGGCACCAAGGACGGCAGGCTCGTCGCCAACATCGACATCTCCGCGACCGTCCTGGACGCCGCGGGGATCGAGCCGACCACTCCGCAGGACGGCCACTCGCTCCTCGGCCGGGCCTCGCGCGACCACCTGCTCATCGAGTTCTGGCGGCAGGGCGGCGACGACCGGCCGCCGAACTCCTGGGCCGCCCACGTGAGCAGGACCGGGCAGTACACCGAGTACTACGCCCTGCGCACCGACGCCGCGGGAGACGAGGTCGGCACCGGCAAGGTGCTCTTCCGCGAGTACTACGACCTGAAACGCGACCCGTACCAGCTCGTCAACAAGCTGCACCGCGCCACCCGGGCGCAGGAGCGCGCCTGGGGCATCCCCGCCCTCGCCGCCCGCCTCAAAGCCGACCGCGCCGCCTGA
- a CDS encoding basic amino acid/polyamine antiporter, whose translation MAAEHERTMALPALTAMVIGSMVGAGVFSLPGNFGQATGVVGAVIAWAIAGAGMLMLAFVFQILAVRRPDLNAGVYAYAKAGFGEWPGFLSAFGYWASACVGNVTYWVLIKSTLGQLFPGLGEGDTLLAVVISAVGVWAFAWLILRGVQQAAAINKIVTWAKLVPILVFVVVVLVSLDAGVFSGNLWGGPGSPGLVAQVRDTMLVTVFVFLGIEGASVYSRYSRRRRDVGRATVLGFLSVLALFASVTLLSYGILPRGELADLRQPSMGGVLSAAAGSWGSAFISVGLIISVLGAYLAWTLMAAEVLFVAAADRDMPTFLSRQNAAEAPVAAIVLSSALTTVVLLTTLFSDDAFTFTLKLCSSLSLVPYLLAAAYSLKLAVTRETYRDDPAPRTRHLLIAGLAVLYTAFLIWAAGLDFLLLSCIIYAPGTILFALTRREQGRRVFSAPEAALFLLILAGAAVGVVLLATRALTI comes from the coding sequence GTGGCGGCGGAGCACGAGCGCACGATGGCGCTGCCCGCGCTGACGGCCATGGTCATCGGCTCGATGGTCGGCGCGGGCGTGTTCTCGCTGCCCGGCAACTTCGGGCAGGCGACGGGGGTCGTCGGGGCGGTCATCGCCTGGGCCATCGCGGGCGCGGGCATGCTCATGCTCGCGTTCGTGTTCCAGATCCTCGCGGTGCGGCGACCCGACCTGAACGCGGGCGTGTACGCCTACGCGAAGGCCGGATTCGGCGAGTGGCCCGGGTTCCTCTCGGCCTTCGGGTACTGGGCGAGCGCGTGCGTCGGGAACGTCACCTACTGGGTGCTCATCAAGTCGACGCTCGGGCAGCTGTTCCCCGGCCTCGGGGAGGGCGACACGCTGCTCGCGGTCGTCATCTCGGCGGTCGGCGTATGGGCGTTCGCCTGGCTGATCCTGCGCGGCGTCCAGCAGGCCGCGGCGATCAACAAGATCGTCACCTGGGCCAAGCTCGTGCCGATCCTCGTGTTCGTCGTGGTCGTCCTGGTCTCCCTGGACGCGGGGGTCTTCTCCGGGAACCTGTGGGGCGGCCCGGGTTCGCCGGGGCTGGTCGCGCAGGTCCGCGACACGATGCTGGTGACCGTGTTCGTGTTCCTCGGCATCGAGGGCGCGAGCGTCTACTCGCGGTACTCGCGGCGCCGCCGGGACGTCGGACGGGCGACCGTGCTCGGATTCCTCAGCGTGCTCGCGCTCTTCGCCTCGGTGACGCTGCTGTCTTATGGGATCCTGCCGCGCGGCGAGCTGGCCGACCTGCGGCAGCCGTCGATGGGCGGGGTGCTGAGCGCGGCGGCCGGGTCGTGGGGGTCGGCGTTCATCAGCGTCGGGCTCATCATCTCCGTCCTCGGCGCCTACCTCGCCTGGACGCTCATGGCCGCCGAGGTGCTGTTCGTCGCCGCCGCCGACCGCGACATGCCGACGTTCCTGTCGCGGCAGAACGCCGCCGAGGCCCCGGTGGCGGCGATCGTCCTGTCCAGCGCGCTGACCACCGTCGTCCTCCTCACGACCCTGTTCTCCGACGACGCGTTCACGTTCACCCTCAAGCTGTGCAGCTCGCTGTCGCTCGTGCCCTACCTCCTGGCCGCCGCCTACTCTCTCAAGCTCGCCGTGACCCGGGAGACCTACCGTGACGACCCGGCGCCACGGACCAGGCACCTGCTGATCGCGGGCCTCGCCGTCCTCTACACGGCGTTCCTCATCTGGGCGGCGGGCCTGGACTTCCTCCTGCTCTCCTGCATCATCTACGCGCCGGGCACGATCCTGTTCGCGCTCACCCGCCGCGAGCAGGGCAGACGCGTCTTCAGCGCCCCGGAGGCCGCGCTCTTCCTCCTGATCCTCGCGGGCGCCGCCGTCGGCGTGGTCCTGCTCGCCACCCGCGCGCTCACCATCTGA
- a CDS encoding sulfite oxidase-like oxidoreductase produces the protein MNELSPGFHGRPRTPSGPRLPPGQYLTTGFPVLSAGPTPTVTEARWRFTIETETGAERVWTWAEMLALPQEDVRADIHCVTRWSKFDTRWRGVSLDVLLDGIETEADYALAYSYGGYSTNLPLADLTGGKAWLVHAYGGEPLEPEHGGPARLLVPHLYFWKSAKWLKSLRLTTRHIAGFWETDGYHDYGDPWREQRLQGD, from the coding sequence ATGAACGAACTCTCGCCGGGATTCCACGGACGGCCCAGAACCCCGTCCGGCCCCCGGCTGCCGCCCGGCCAGTACCTCACCACGGGCTTCCCCGTCCTGTCCGCGGGGCCCACCCCCACGGTCACCGAGGCGCGCTGGCGGTTCACGATCGAGACCGAGACGGGCGCGGAGCGGGTCTGGACCTGGGCGGAGATGCTGGCGCTGCCGCAGGAGGACGTGCGCGCCGACATCCACTGCGTCACCCGCTGGTCGAAGTTCGACACCCGGTGGCGCGGCGTCTCCCTCGACGTCCTCCTCGACGGGATCGAGACCGAGGCGGACTACGCGCTCGCCTACTCCTACGGCGGTTACAGCACCAACCTCCCCCTGGCCGACCTCACCGGCGGCAAGGCCTGGCTCGTCCACGCCTACGGAGGCGAACCGCTCGAACCCGAGCACGGCGGCCCGGCCCGGCTGCTCGTCCCGCACCTGTACTTCTGGAAGTCCGCGAAGTGGCTGAAGAGCCTCCGCCTGACGACCCGGCACATCGCGGGCTTCTGGGAGACGGACGGTTACCACGACTACGGCGACCCGTGGCGCGAGCAACGCCTCCAGGGCGACTGA
- a CDS encoding NADP-dependent oxidoreductase encodes MASLIGREWRLQRRPVGVPVPEDFSLTEVEVPGPGPGQLLVRNRFLSVDPYMRGRMSDAKSYAAPYGLDEPMTGGAIGEVVESEAEGFAPGDLVRHGLGWREYALLESGEASVLRPTEGVPLSAYLGVLGMTGLTAYAGLMRVADFRPGDRVFVSGAAGAVGSTVGQIARLKGAELVVGSAGSPEKVAWLRDDLGFDRAFDYKRGRVDEQLAKAAPEGIDVYFDNVGGDHLEAALGALRLKGRIAVCGMISRYNDTEPAPGPNNLVRLIQTRGRIEGFLVGDHADLAGEFHRDMGPKVASGELKHRETFTDGIESALDAFLGVLEGANTGKMIVRLDHSR; translated from the coding sequence ATGGCTTCACTCATTGGCCGCGAATGGCGGCTCCAGCGCCGTCCCGTCGGCGTTCCCGTGCCCGAGGACTTCTCCCTCACCGAGGTCGAGGTCCCCGGGCCGGGCCCCGGACAGCTCCTCGTACGCAACCGCTTCCTGTCGGTCGACCCCTACATGCGGGGGCGGATGTCGGACGCCAAGTCCTACGCCGCCCCCTACGGGCTGGACGAGCCCATGACGGGCGGCGCGATCGGCGAGGTGGTGGAGAGCGAGGCCGAGGGGTTCGCCCCCGGCGACCTCGTGCGGCACGGCCTCGGATGGCGCGAGTACGCCCTCCTGGAGTCCGGCGAGGCGTCCGTGCTCCGGCCCACCGAAGGCGTCCCGCTCAGCGCCTACCTGGGCGTCCTGGGGATGACCGGGCTCACCGCCTACGCGGGGCTGATGCGGGTCGCGGACTTTCGGCCCGGCGACCGGGTCTTCGTGTCCGGCGCGGCCGGGGCCGTCGGCAGCACCGTCGGCCAGATCGCGCGGCTCAAGGGCGCGGAACTCGTCGTCGGCTCGGCGGGCAGCCCGGAGAAGGTCGCCTGGCTGCGCGACGACCTGGGCTTCGACCGGGCCTTCGACTACAAGCGGGGCCGGGTCGACGAGCAACTCGCCAAGGCCGCGCCCGAAGGGATCGACGTCTACTTCGACAACGTCGGCGGCGACCACCTCGAGGCCGCGCTCGGCGCGCTCCGCCTCAAGGGCAGGATCGCGGTCTGCGGCATGATCTCCCGCTACAACGACACCGAACCCGCGCCGGGCCCGAACAACCTCGTCAGGCTGATCCAGACCCGCGGCAGGATCGAGGGATTCCTCGTCGGCGACCACGCCGACCTCGCCGGCGAGTTCCACCGCGACATGGGCCCGAAGGTCGCCTCCGGCGAACTCAAGCACCGCGAGACCTTCACCGACGGAATCGAAAGCGCCCTCGACGCCTTTCTCGGCGTCCTGGAAGGCGCCAACACCGGCAAGATGATCGTCCGCCTCGACCATTCCCGCTGA
- a CDS encoding hemolysin family protein, whose protein sequence is MTGNPWIVLAVTVAIIVLSAFFVAVEFALIAAKRHRLEDEAQTSRSARAALRSASELTVLLAGSQLGITVCTLALGAITKPAVHHWLTPVFEHWGAPLWVADAAGFVLALVIVTFLHLVIGEMAPKSWAIAHPERSATLLALPMRGFMWLTRPLLTGLNNLANRCLHRVGVDPADQVAAGQDPAALRHLVEHSANVGALDPRYSSQFSGAIDLQNLRIGELVKRGVRPTSVERAATVAEVQEVSRGSGHLRILVPGPGTDWGVVHVRDTLASPDDAPIEELIRPAYAMDGGTPVYAALTQMRETANQLVLVTEDGEVAGVVTITDVLRRLNPRQGGALTPA, encoded by the coding sequence GTGACCGGCAACCCCTGGATCGTGCTCGCGGTGACCGTCGCGATCATCGTCCTGAGCGCGTTCTTCGTCGCCGTCGAGTTCGCCCTGATCGCGGCCAAGCGGCACCGGCTGGAGGACGAGGCGCAGACCAGCAGGTCGGCGCGGGCGGCGCTGCGCAGCGCCTCGGAACTCACGGTGCTGCTGGCGGGTTCCCAGCTCGGCATCACCGTCTGCACCCTGGCGCTCGGAGCGATCACCAAGCCCGCGGTGCACCACTGGCTCACCCCCGTGTTCGAGCACTGGGGCGCGCCGCTGTGGGTCGCCGACGCCGCGGGGTTCGTCCTCGCCCTGGTGATCGTGACGTTCCTGCACCTGGTCATCGGCGAGATGGCGCCCAAGTCGTGGGCGATCGCCCACCCGGAGAGGTCCGCGACGCTGCTGGCGCTGCCGATGCGCGGCTTCATGTGGCTGACCAGGCCGCTGCTCACCGGGCTCAACAACCTCGCCAACCGGTGCCTGCACCGGGTCGGCGTGGACCCGGCCGACCAGGTCGCCGCGGGCCAGGACCCGGCCGCGCTGCGCCATCTGGTGGAGCACTCGGCGAACGTCGGGGCGCTCGACCCGCGCTACTCGTCCCAGTTCTCCGGCGCGATCGACCTCCAGAACCTGAGGATCGGCGAGCTGGTGAAGCGCGGCGTCCGGCCGACGTCGGTCGAGCGCGCCGCGACGGTCGCCGAGGTGCAGGAGGTGAGCCGCGGGTCCGGCCATCTGCGGATCCTGGTGCCGGGGCCCGGCACCGACTGGGGCGTGGTCCATGTCCGCGACACGCTCGCCTCGCCCGACGACGCCCCGATCGAGGAGCTGATCCGCCCGGCGTACGCCATGGACGGGGGGACCCCGGTCTATGCGGCGCTCACCCAGATGCGGGAGACCGCCAACCAGCTCGTGCTGGTCACCGAGGACGGCGAGGTCGCCGGCGTCGTCACGATCACCGACGTGCTGCGCCGCCTCAACCCCCGACAGGGAGGGGCCTTGACCCCGGCATGA
- a CDS encoding hemolysin family protein, giving the protein MITVLSLLLGVAVVLAITALTGYFVAQEFAFMSVDRSRLHARADAGDKTAGRTLKVTRRTSFMLSGAQLGITVTGLLVGYVAEPLIGRAFGDILGGTGVPTGAGVAIGTVLALAFSTLVQMVFGELFPKNLAIARPEPVARWLTRSTLVYLKAFGWLIHVFDAASNLLLRMLRIEPVHDVEHSATARDLAHIVKDSRRSGDLPPDLSILLDRILDFPHRDVEHAMIPRSRVDVVETDETIADVRMQMSTGHSRYPVLDEDDHVIGVVHLEDVLAAPDNTLPATSIMRPATVLATLTPLPAALERMTADKAQLACAIDEFGGFAGILTLEDMSEELVGEITDEHDVDEEASATVAGDAWIIPGDFHIDEVERTIDSRLPEGDYETIAGLVIAAHGGLPEAGVKLDIELPADPADLAMTDEPPTRWVHVEVLEIDNHVPSSIRLEVDPPEDHVHDDPAPDDRELKDLDVKEGESA; this is encoded by the coding sequence ATGATCACAGTGCTCTCCCTGCTGCTCGGCGTCGCCGTGGTCCTCGCGATCACCGCCCTGACCGGCTACTTCGTGGCCCAGGAATTCGCCTTCATGTCCGTGGACCGCTCGCGGCTCCACGCGCGCGCCGACGCCGGTGACAAGACCGCGGGCCGCACCCTGAAGGTCACCCGCCGCACCTCCTTCATGCTCTCGGGCGCCCAGCTCGGCATCACCGTGACGGGCCTGCTCGTCGGTTATGTCGCCGAGCCCCTGATCGGCCGCGCGTTCGGCGACATCCTCGGCGGCACCGGCGTGCCGACGGGCGCGGGCGTCGCCATCGGCACGGTCCTCGCCCTCGCCTTCTCCACCCTCGTGCAGATGGTGTTCGGCGAGCTGTTCCCCAAGAACCTCGCCATCGCCCGGCCGGAACCCGTCGCGCGCTGGCTGACCAGGTCGACCCTCGTCTACCTCAAGGCGTTCGGCTGGCTGATCCACGTGTTCGACGCGGCCTCCAACCTGCTGCTGAGGATGCTGCGGATCGAGCCCGTGCACGACGTGGAGCACTCCGCCACCGCGCGGGACCTCGCCCACATCGTCAAGGACTCCCGGCGCAGCGGCGATCTGCCGCCCGACCTGTCGATCCTGCTCGACCGGATCCTCGACTTCCCGCACCGGGACGTCGAGCACGCGATGATCCCGCGCTCGCGCGTGGACGTCGTGGAGACCGACGAGACCATCGCCGACGTCCGGATGCAGATGAGCACCGGCCACTCCCGGTACCCGGTGCTGGACGAGGACGACCACGTCATCGGCGTCGTCCACCTCGAGGACGTGCTCGCCGCCCCCGACAACACCCTGCCCGCCACGTCGATCATGCGCCCCGCGACGGTCCTGGCGACCCTGACGCCGCTGCCCGCGGCGCTGGAGCGGATGACCGCGGACAAGGCCCAGCTCGCCTGCGCCATCGACGAGTTCGGCGGCTTCGCCGGCATCCTCACCCTCGAGGACATGTCGGAGGAGCTGGTCGGCGAGATCACCGACGAGCACGACGTGGACGAGGAGGCCTCGGCCACGGTCGCGGGCGACGCCTGGATCATCCCGGGCGACTTCCACATCGACGAGGTCGAGCGGACCATCGACAGCCGGCTCCCCGAGGGCGACTACGAGACCATCGCGGGCCTCGTCATCGCCGCCCACGGCGGGCTGCCCGAGGCGGGGGTCAAGCTCGACATCGAGCTGCCCGCCGACCCCGCCGATCTCGCCATGACCGACGAGCCGCCCACCCGCTGGGTGCACGTGGAGGTCCTGGAGATCGACAACCATGTCCCGTCGTCCATCCGCCTGGAGGTCGACCCGCCCGAGGACCACGTGCACGACGACCCGGCACCCGACGACCGTGAACTGAAGGACCTCGACGTGAAGGAAGGCGAGAGCGCGTGA
- a CDS encoding FadR/GntR family transcriptional regulator, which translates to MTEGGAAPSLPVTRLRPAYQQVADQLRDLILDGSLAPGDRLPPENEIGGNFGVSRSTVREALRVLTSQGLVRTTRGTTGGTFVCRIAPDQISDYLEVGLGLMSGSDDLPLVAILEARELLEVPAAALAAERREERHLEALRTAMDREKRSRGRSSKFREHRDFHNVVMDASGNGLLTMMTEPVFHVLRTRFLKPEQPEFWSLVDDDHQLIIDRIEAGDGPGASAAMRTHLGNIRGAYRE; encoded by the coding sequence GTGACCGAGGGGGGCGCGGCCCCGTCGCTGCCGGTGACCCGGCTGCGCCCGGCCTACCAGCAGGTGGCCGACCAGCTCCGCGACCTCATCCTCGACGGCTCCCTGGCACCGGGCGACAGGCTGCCGCCGGAGAACGAGATCGGCGGGAACTTCGGCGTCAGCCGCAGCACGGTCCGGGAGGCGCTGCGGGTCCTCACCTCGCAGGGGCTGGTGCGCACCACACGCGGCACGACGGGCGGCACGTTCGTCTGCCGGATCGCCCCGGACCAGATCAGCGACTACCTGGAGGTCGGGCTCGGCCTGATGTCCGGCTCGGACGACCTGCCCTTGGTGGCCATCCTCGAGGCGCGCGAGCTGCTGGAGGTCCCGGCGGCGGCGCTGGCGGCCGAGCGCCGCGAGGAGCGGCACCTGGAGGCGCTGCGCACCGCGATGGACCGGGAGAAGCGCTCCCGCGGCCGCAGCAGCAAGTTCCGCGAGCACCGCGACTTCCACAACGTGGTCATGGACGCGAGCGGCAACGGCCTGCTCACGATGATGACCGAGCCGGTCTTCCACGTGCTGCGCACCAGATTCCTGAAGCCCGAGCAGCCCGAGTTCTGGTCCCTCGTCGACGACGACCACCAGCTGATCATCGACCGGATCGAGGCGGGCGACGGACCGGGCGCCAGCGCGGCGATGCGCACCCACCTCGGCAACATCCGCGGGGCCTACCGGGAGTAG
- a CDS encoding FAS1-like dehydratase domain-containing protein gives MKLLTDEVRALVGSKRVYTAPEEFGGAAGRYFGLAIGDHNPLYSDPEYARAQGLRGVTAPLTLICETNQYANLPIPADGYAGHEWGIEIPGTRKVRGGNSYTFHRRIRPDDVVTATWEITDVTGKTTRSGAEMLIISSKATYTDRNGGLLAENEETIIFVELEGGQ, from the coding sequence ATGAAACTCCTGACCGATGAGGTCCGGGCGCTCGTCGGAAGCAAGCGGGTCTACACCGCGCCGGAGGAGTTCGGCGGCGCGGCCGGCCGGTACTTCGGCCTCGCCATCGGCGACCACAACCCGCTCTACTCCGACCCCGAGTACGCCCGCGCGCAGGGCCTGCGCGGCGTCACCGCGCCGCTCACCCTGATCTGCGAGACCAACCAGTACGCCAACCTGCCGATCCCGGCCGACGGCTACGCCGGGCACGAGTGGGGCATCGAGATCCCCGGCACCCGCAAGGTGCGCGGCGGGAACTCCTACACCTTCCACCGCAGGATCCGCCCGGACGACGTCGTCACCGCCACCTGGGAGATCACCGACGTCACGGGCAAGACGACGAGGTCGGGCGCCGAGATGCTGATCATCTCCTCCAAGGCGACCTACACCGACCGGAACGGCGGCCTCCTCGCGGAGAACGAGGAGACGATCATCTTCGTGGAACTGGAGGGCGGGCAGTGA
- a CDS encoding MaoC/PaaZ C-terminal domain-containing protein: MTEAGKYAVGTFSVGDTVPPLERRIGLADMVAYAGATWDWYRLHYDPEYVKKAQVPGPVVDGQVFGALLVEQIQDWLGPQSFVHKLDFTFKALVFAEEIVRCEGSVTEVGEDYLVLEQRVVVVGPDGEAARVAAAPARARVLLGTPDGPAAG; this comes from the coding sequence GTGACCGAGGCCGGGAAGTACGCGGTCGGGACCTTTTCGGTGGGAGACACGGTCCCGCCGCTGGAACGCAGGATCGGCCTGGCCGACATGGTCGCCTACGCGGGCGCCACCTGGGACTGGTATCGGCTGCACTACGACCCCGAGTACGTGAAGAAGGCCCAGGTCCCGGGCCCGGTCGTCGACGGGCAGGTGTTCGGGGCGCTCCTGGTGGAGCAGATCCAGGACTGGCTCGGCCCGCAGTCGTTCGTGCACAAGCTGGACTTCACGTTCAAGGCGCTGGTCTTCGCCGAGGAGATCGTCAGGTGCGAGGGGTCGGTGACCGAGGTCGGCGAGGACTACCTGGTGCTGGAGCAGCGCGTGGTCGTCGTCGGGCCGGACGGCGAGGCGGCCAGGGTGGCCGCGGCGCCCGCCCGCGCGCGCGTCCTGCTGGGCACCCCTGACGGCCCCGCGGCGGGCTGA